In one Carettochelys insculpta isolate YL-2023 chromosome 6, ASM3395843v1, whole genome shotgun sequence genomic region, the following are encoded:
- the LOC142014866 gene encoding uncharacterized protein LOC142014866 — MAAAGPAQLEAAFEALAVYFTREEWELLSPPEQQLYRDQMLSNYRALLSLGYSGSTPNLIQRIKLGEAELWIQDAENSMESSRPESPSLAGPQVPGGTRTPSACVESKAEKQDPTSHRGIHAQEDTVHPLDRVSQRPDLASHQRLPMDWRPHCCIECGKRFNNLSALTQHQHTHTGEQPHRCAECGLGFAESSKLRAHQCARTGQQPHRSANANRSSNSANTATRNRRMRTRRKLHDCTECGKSFTDSAKLRIHQRIHTGERPFHCADCGKDFVQIAHLRAHQRMHTGERPYHCADCGKSFSQSAHLKLHQRTHTGEQPYHCAECNKDFADSSSLRVHHLKHTGEWPHRCAVCGKGFAQKANLRIHQRVHTGERPHRCAECNKDFADNSSLRVHQLKHTGEWPHRCAVCGKGFVQKANLRTHQHLHTGERPHRCSECGKSFVYMSSLRLHQRIHTGEWEHHCDQCNKGFARISHLRQHQGVHTRERLHRCTNCDKSFLCRSSFILHQRMHTREGPHHCSDCGKNFAYSTSLKVHQLRHTGEWPHCCALCGKGFALKTGLRKHQRVHTGERPYRCSECGKSFADSSSLRLHQCMHTGKWPHHCAHCNKGFARISQLRQHQGVHTRERPHQCPDCDKSFLCRSSLSLHQRIHTGERPYHCPDCGKSFAYKSNLKVHQRTHTGERPHCCAVCGKGFAQKISLRTHQRVHTGERPYHCSECSKSFAYRSSLRLHQRTHTGEQPYSCSDCGRCFSRLGSFNRHQVTHTNAIARAQQRLWGREGDLAEQCGAEQMGEGRSEGMVTAYSIMGPVVVAGIQTGHPLPSSSQVLSLFYTYMHTSN; from the exons ATGGCTGCAGCGGGGCCGGCGCAG ctggaggcggcgttcgaGGCTCTGGCTGTGTATTTCACCCGGGAGGAGTGGGAGCTCCTGTCCCCGCCGGAGCAGCAGCTGTACCGGGACCAGATGCTGAGCAATTACcgggccctcctgtccctgg GCTATTCAGGTTCCACACCAAACTTAATCCAACGGATCAAGCTAGGGGAGGCAGAGCTCTGGATCCAGGATGCTGAGAACTCCATGGAAAGCTCCAGGCCTGAGAGCCCCTCTTTGG CAGGGCCACAGGTCCCAGGAGGAACAAGGACACCATCTGCATGTGTGGAGAGCAAGGCAGAAAAGCAGGATCCCACATCCCACAGGGGGATCCATGCACAGGAGGACACAGTCCATCCCCTGGATAGAGTTAGCCAGAGACCAGACCTGGCTTCACACCAGAGGCTCCCCATGGACTGGCGTCCTCACTGTTGCATCGAGTGTGGCAAAAGGTTCAACAACCTGTCTGCATTGACCCAGCACCAGCACACGCACACTGGGGAGCAGCCCCATCGCTGTGCTGAGTGTGGCCTGGGCTTTGCAGAGAGCTCAAAGCTGAGAGCCCATCAATGCGCACGCACTGGGCAGCAGCCCCACCGCTCGGCCAACGCCAATAGGAGTTCCAACAGTGCCAACACAGCGACCCGGAATCGGCGCATGCGAACGCGGAGGAAGCTACATGACTGCACCGAGTGCGGCAAGAGCTTTACAGACAGCGCAAAGCTGAGAATCCACCAGCGCATACACACTGGGGAACGGCCGTTCCACTGTGCCGACTGCGGCAAGGACTTTGTCCAGATCGCACACCTGCGAGCACACCAGCGCATGCACACCGGGGAGCGGCCGTACCACTGTGCCGACTGCGGTAAGAGCTTTTCACAGTCTGCACACTTGAAGTTACACCAGCGCACGCACACCGGGGAGCAGCCGTACCACTGTGCTGAGTGCAACAAAGACTTTGCAGACAGCTCCAGCCTGAGAGTACATCACCTCAAGCACACAGGGGAGTGGCCGCACCGCTGCGCTGTCTGCGGCAAGGGATTTGCACAGAAAGCCAACCTAAGAATTCACCAGCGTGTGCACACTGGGGAGCGGCCGCACCGCTGTGCTGAGTGCAACAAAGACTTTGCAGATAACTCCAGCCTGAGAGTACATCAGCTCAAGCACACTGGGGAGTGGCCGCACCGCTGCGCTGTCTGTGGCAAGGGATTTGTACAGAAAGCCAACCTGAGAACTCACCAGCACCTACACACCGGGGAACGTCCGCACCGCTGCTCCGAATGTGGCAAGAGCTTTGTATATATGTCAAGCCTGAGACTGCACCAGCGCATACACACTGGAGAATGGGAGCACCACTGTGATCAGTGCAACAAGGGCTTTGCACGGATCTCCCATCTGCGACAGCACCAGGGTGTTCACACCAGGGAACGGCTGCACCGTTGCACCAATTGTGACAAGAGCTTTCTGTGTAGATCGAGCTTCATACTGCACCAGCGCATGCACACCAGGGAAGGGCCGCACCACTGCTCCGACTGCGGCAAGAACTTTGCCTATAGTACCAGCCTGAAAGTGCACCAGCTCAGGCACACAGGGGAGTGGCCTCACTGCTGCGCTCTCTGTGGCAAGGGATTTGCACTGAAAACGGGCCTGAGAAAGCACCAGCGCGTGCACACGGGGGAACGTCCGTACCGTTGCTCTGAATGCGGGAAGAGCTTTGCAGATAGTTCAAGCCTGAGACTGCATCAGTGCATGCACACTGGGAAATGGCCACACCACTGTGCTCACTGCAACAAGGGCTTTGCACGGATCTCCCAATTGAGACAGCACCAGGGCGTTCACACCCGGGAGAGGCCGCACCAGTGCCCCGACTGTGACAAGAGCTTTCTGTGTCGATCAAGCCTGAGTCTACACCAGCGCATACACACAGGGGAGCGGCCGTACCACTGCCCCGACTGCGGCAAGAGCTTTGCATATAAATCCAACCTGAAAGTGCACCAGCGCACGCACACGGGGGAGCGGCCACATTGCTGCGCTGTCTGTGGCAAGGGATTTGCACAGAAAATAAGCCTGAGAACGCACCAGCGCGTGCACACGGGGGAACGCCCGTACCACTGCTCTGAATGCAGCAAGAGCTTTGCGTATCGATCAAGCCTGAGACTGCACCAGCGGACGCACACTGGGGAGCAGCCATACAGCTGTTCTGACTGTGGCAGGTGCTTCTCTCGGTTGGGCAGCTTCAACCGGCACCAGGTCACGCACACCAATGCCATCGCCAGGGCCCAGCAGagactgtggggcagggaaggggacttGGCTGAGCAGTGTGGGGCAGAGCAGATGGGTGAAGGGAGGTCAGAGGGAATGGTCACAGCCTATTCCATTATGGGCCCCGTGGTTGTAGCTGGGATCCAGAcaggtcatcccctcccctcatccagccaGGTCCTCTCTCTGTTCTATACATACATGCACACCTCTAACTAG